From a region of the Arachis ipaensis cultivar K30076 chromosome B09, Araip1.1, whole genome shotgun sequence genome:
- the LOC107619501 gene encoding putative F-box/LRR-repeat protein At5g54820 produces the protein MKFHHSITISRTRKMEGKETDNISSLPEELLLNILSSLPFKEAAKTCILSKKWLKMWQSTNTVKNNQLDCKNIETYGAVEVRQRKAFKNFIKIWITLHKCYHLHDKFTLRVSPPSNCGDIVGAYVDFAVEDGVKDLELDFAELRSEDEHPEENIHDAVEFPRGLYDNKKLHQKLESLKLHSCSFAPGNFAKFVALKDVTLAWIPLKLESIRTLLSTCEWMESLSLKNCWDIESFDLEKLELKKLVIDRCIIRMNYIGFEAPNLKVFKYCGSEPPLSEVNVVAGTIEEADLDLSPMDEFDECGNELQNFLQDFFAVNVLTVCSVILQVIPWGDEPVRLPGDLRVRHLKMKIQMHPQEFCGFFWFLNSCPRLTKVTIDLDSCNILSEYEAPYGVDLKNVRNSLPVPTCFRKSLREVEMNGFIATSSQLYACSYFIRAASILTKLSISFLNNKNDDPHTVELRRSLAARLSHIPKASSDLAIIIR, from the exons ATGAAG TTCCATCATTCCATAACCATTTCAAGAACCAGAAAGATGGAAGGAAAAGAAACCGACAACATTTCTTCATTACCCGAAGAGCTTCTCCTTAACATTCTTTCCTCGCTTCCTTTCAAAGAAGCAGCGAAAACATGTATCCTCTccaagaagtggttgaagatgtgGCAATCTACCAACACAGTGAAGAACAACCAACTTGATTGCAAGAACATAGAAACTTATGGGGCCGTTGAAGTACGGCAAAGGAAGGCTTTCAAGAACTTCATCAAGATCTGGATCACATTGCACAAATGCTACCATCTCCACGATAAATTCACCCTCAGGGTTTCTCCTCCTTCAAACTGTGGTGACATCGTTGGAGCTTATGTCGATTTCGCTGTAGAGGATGGCGTGAAAGATTTGGAACTTGATTTTGCTGAATTGCGGTCGGAGGACGAACATCCTGAAGAAAATATCCACGATGCGGTTGAATTTCCGAGAGGCCTTTATGATAACAAGAAACTGCACCAGAAGCTCGAGAGTTTGAAACTGCACTCGTGCAGTTTCGCGCCTGGAAATTTCGCCAAGTTTGTGGCACTGAAAGATGTGACTCTTGCTTGGATTCCGTTGAAATTGGAATCGATTAGGACGCTGTTATCCACGTGCGAGTGGATGGAGAGTTTGAGCCTGAAGAACTGTTGGGATATTGAATCCTTTGATCTagagaaattggaattgaagaagTTGGTGATTGATAGGTGCATAATTCGAATGAATTATATCGGTTTTGAGGCGCCAAATTTGAAGGTTTTCAAGTACTGTGGTTCGGAGCCGCCGTTGTCTGAAGTGAATGTGGTAGCTGGCACCATAGAAGAGGCAGATCTTGATTTAAGCCCCATGGATGAGTTCGATGAATGTGGCAACGAACTTCAGAATTTTCTTCAAGATTTCTTTGCGGTCAATGTTCTTACAGTTTGCAGCGTGATTCTTCAG GTGATCCCTTGGGGAGATGAACCGGTGAGGCTACCAGGGGATTTGAGGGTGAGACACTTGAAGATGAAAATCCAAATGCATCCCCAAGAATTTTGCGGATTCTTTTGGTTTCTCAACAGTTGTCCTAGATTGACCAAAGTTACAATAGACCTTGACAGCTGCAATATCCTTTCC GAATATGAAGCCCCTTATGGTGTGGATCTTAAGAATGTCAGGAACAGTTTGCCAGTGCCAACTTGCTTTAGAAAGAGCCTCAGGGAAGTGGAAATGAATGGGTTTATAGCAACAAGCAGCCAACTCTATGCATGCTCCTATTTCATCAGAGCTGCTTCAATTTTGACGAAGCTCAGCATCAGCTTTTTGAATAACAAGAATGATGATCCTCACACGGTGGAGCTGCGTCGTAGTTTAGCAGCGCGATTGTCGCATATTCCAAAGGCTTCAAGTGATTTGGCCATAATAATTCGTTGA
- the LOC107615998 gene encoding probable prefoldin subunit 2 has translation SQGPVNEQAVANIYAVIRSELNQIHSKITELRMEVSEHSWVVNAIQSLDPSRRCYRMIEGVLLEKTVKEVLPAVLRNKEGLEEVISRLKKKKVIVEFEAKYKIRTRKADAEVKDESGRKEGAAQGVLVGPVGGSEA, from the coding sequence TCACAGGGACCAGTTAATGAACAAGCAGTTGCAAATATATATGCGGTAATAAGGTCTGAACTCAACCAAATTCACTCGAAAATCACCGAGCTGAGAATGGAAGTTAGCGAGCACTCCTGGGTAGTTAATGCCATTCAGTCGCTCGATCCCTCTAGACGATGTTATCGAATGATTGAGGGTGTTCTGCTCGAGAAAACTGTGAAGGAAGTCTTGCCGGCGGTGCTGCGCAACAAAGAGGGACTCGAAGAAGTTATTAGCAGGCTCAAGAAGAAAAAGGTGATTGTTGAGTTTGAGGCTAAATATAAAATCAGGACAAGGAAAGCTGATGCAGAGGTGAAGGATGAATCCGGTAGAAAGGAAGGCGCTGCTCAAGGCGTTCTTGTTGGCCCTGTAGGTGGAAGTGAAGCATAG
- the LOC107618746 gene encoding probable U3 small nucleolar RNA-associated protein 7, with the protein MDEAQDNHAIITKKKPSANQDISDELDLKIKKYLRGEAASFEDLKDRKLKRQLSVREELYGNAAKAAAKAEKWLMPNEGGYLEAEGIEKTWRIKQEAIAKEVGLVNLRNQYDIVLPDLGPYTLDFTSSGRYMAVGGRKGHLGIVDMINLNLIKEIQVAETVRDVVFLHNELFFAAAQKKFVYMYNRDGTEIRCLREHGAALKLQFLKNHFLLASVNKFGQLHYQDITMGEIVGNFRTGLGRTNVMQVNPFNAVVGLGHAGGTVTMWKPTSSAPLVKMLCHHGPVSALAFHPNGHLMATAGKDKRIKLWDLRKFEPLQTLTGHANTLDFSQKGLLACGVGSFVQVLNDVSGTQNYSKYMTHSMAKGYQIGRLAFRPYEDVLAIGHSMGWSSILIPGAGEPNFDTWVANPFETSKQRREKEVRSLLDKLPPETIMLDPSKIGTVKSTYREKPTKQEREAEVEAAVEAAKGTKLKNKTKGRNKPGKKIQKKQDAIARVKRPYLEEKINEEQKISHKKQKTSENIDLPKSLQRFARKKSS; encoded by the exons ATGGACGAAGCACAAGACAACCATGCTATTATTACCAAGAAAAAACCTTCCGCTAATCAG GACATCTCTGATGAGTTAGATCTGAAAATAAAGAAGTATCTCAGAGGAGAAGCTGCTTCTTTTGAG GATTTGAAAGATAGGAAGCTCAAGCGTCAACTATCTGTTAGAGAAGAATTATATGGCAATGCCGCGAAAGCTGCTGCCAAGGCGGAAAAG TGGCTTATGCCTAACGAGGGAGGTTATCTGGAGGCTGAAGGCATAGAGAAGACATGGAGGATCAAACAGGAGGCTATAGCGAAAGAAGTAGGTCTTGTAAACTTAAGGAACCAATACGATATTGTTTTACCAG ATCTTGGTCCATATACCCTGGATTTTACTTCAAGCGGCCGTTATATGGCTGTTGGTGGTCGTAAAGGCCACCTTGGAATTGTGGACATGATAAATCTTAACCTAATCAAAGAGATTCAG GTAGCAGAAACAGTGCGTGATGTAGTATTCTTGCATAATGAGCTCTTTTTCGCTGCTGCCCAGAAGAA GTTTGTTTACATGTATAATCGAGACGGAACTGAAATTCGCTGCCTCAGG GAACATGGTGCAGCATTAAAGCTTCAGTTTCTGAAAAACCATTTTCTGTTGGCTTCAGTCAACAAATTTGGGCAACTTCATTATCAAGATATTACAATGGGTGAGATTGTGGGTAATTTTCGAACAGGCCTGGGACGCACAAATGTGATGCAAGTGAACCCCTTCAATGCGGTTGTTGGTCTGGGTCATGCAGGTGGTACAGTTACAATGTGGAAGCCAACTAGTTCTGCTCCCCTTGTGAAAATGCTATGTCATCATGGGCCTGTTTCAGCACTAGCATTCCACCCAAATGGCCACTTAATGGCCACAGCCGGTAAAGATAAGAGGATTAAGCTTTGGGACTTGAGGAAATTTGAGCCTCTTCAAACGTTAACGGGCCACGCAAACACACTGGATTTTAGTCAAAAGGGCTTGCTTGCTTGTGGTGTTGGTTCGTTTGTACAGGTTCTGAATGATGTTTCTGGGACGCAGAACTATTCTAAGTACATGACTCATTCGATGGCGAAAGGTTACCAGATAGGAAGATTAGCTTTTCGGCCGTATGAAGATGTTCTAGCCATTGGCCATTCCATGGGTTGGTCTAGTATTCTTATTCCAGGTGCCGGAGAACCCAACTTCGACACATGGGTTGCCAATCCATTTGAAACATCTAAACAGCGGAGAGAGAAGGAAGTGCGGTCTCTTCTTGATAAACTTCCACCTGAGACTATCATGCTGGATCCAAGCAAGATTGGTACGGTGAAATCTACGTATAGAGAGAAACCGACAAAGCAAGAGAGGGAGGCTGAAGTTGAAGCCGCAGTTGAAGCTGCCAAGGGCACAAAACTGAAGAAcaaaacaaaaggaagaaatAAGCCAGGTAAAAAGATACAGAAGAAGCAGGATGCAATTGCTAGAGTGAAGAGGCCTTACTTAGAGGAGAAGATTAACGAGGAACAAAAGATATCCCATAAGAAGCAGAAAACTAGTGAGAACATTGATTTACCAAAATCTTTACAGAGGTTTGCTCGTAAGAAATCATCATGA